CTGTCCAAAAAGCTGCTCTCGGAAGCCGGCTGGGACAAGATCGGCGAAGACGGCATCCGCACGAACGCCGAGGGCAAGCGCCTGAGCGTCGAACTGTGGACCTCCAGCAAAAGCGCCATCATCCCCGAGGCTTACATCGGTTTCGCCCGTGCCGTGGGCATGGAGATCAAGCTCCAGGCCATGGACTGGGCGACGTTGAACTCCCGCATCGAATTGCCCGAAGAGAAAAACAAGGCGCAGATCTTCATGATGGGCTGGAGCCCCTCCACCGGCGACGCCGACTGGGTGTACCGTCCGCTGCTGGCTTCCTGGCTGGTGCCTCCGACGGGACAGAACCAGAGCTTCTATCGCAACGAGATCGTCGATCAGGGCATCAAAGACGGCATGCGCGAATCCGACAACGCCCTGCGCAAGGCCGCTTACGAAAAGATCGAAGAACAGCTGGTCGCCGATCAGCCCCGCATCCCGATCTATTCCATCAAGAACCTGTACGCCGTCCGCAGGGAAGTGAAGAACCTCGACATTTATCCGATCAACTTCGTCATGGTGAATCACTTGACCTACGTGGAATAAACGGCTCGCAAAAAACGGAAGCGCGCGGATCCAGGCGCGAAAGCGGGACTGAGGCCGGCCTTTTCCGCCCTCAGTCCCTTTGTTGTCGCCGCCGCGCCCCTCGTGACGAACAAAAATCCCGTGAAAGGAATCTGATCGCCCCATGAAAATTTACATCAGCGCCGATATGGAAGGCTGCACCGGCGTGACCGACGTTCATCAGACCATGAACGGACGTCCCGAATACGCTTTCGGCTGCAAGATGGAACTGCACGACGTGCGCGCCGCCGCCGAAGGCGCGCTGGAAGCCGGCGCCGACGAAGTGCTGGTCAACGACGCGCACGGGCGCAAGATCAACGTCGACATCGACGGCCTCGGCAGCCGCGTGCGCCTGCTCAGCGGCACGCCCAAGCCCCTGGGCATGATGGAAGGCTGCTCGGGAAGCGACGGCGTCTTCTTCATCGGCTACCACGCCATGGCCGGGACCCCCGTCGCCGTGCTCGACCACACCATCTCCGGCGGAACGGTCTATTCGATCGAACTGAACGGCGTGGAGATGGGCGAACTGGGGCTGAACGCCGCCGTCGCCTCCTCCTTCGGTCTGCCGGTGGCGCTGGTCGAGGGCGACGACGCATTGGAGCGCGAAGTCCGCGCGCAGCTCGGCGCGGCCCCCGTCTACGCGCGGGTGAAAATCGCCAAGGGCCGTCTGGCGGCGGACTGCCTGTCGCCGGAGGACTCCTACGGCTATATCAAGGCGAAGGCGAAGGAAGCCGTCGAGCGCCTGAAAGCGCGCCAAATCCCGCTTTTCGACATCGGCGACGGCAGCTACGACCTGCGCGTCACTTTCCACACCACGGCCCAGTGCGACGCGGCCACTCAGATCCCCGCACTCGAACGCCTCGGCGGCCGCACCGTGCGCGTCCGCGGCCGCGGCATGGCGGAAATGCGCCGCTGGACCGGCGCGATCGTCGGGCTGGCAAGCACGGCCAACAGCTGATTCGATTCGGCGTCTGCAAACTGGTCTGCAAGCTTCGACACAAAAAATTTCTGCCCGGCCGCAACGGTCGGGCAGAAATTTTTTTGGATGCGCAACGGGGTCAGGCAGATTTTTCCTGAACTCGCGACTTTTTATTCACGTAATTCATCAGGACCGGCGTGAACATGGAGAGCGCGATGAGGACCAGCAGCGCAAGGCTGATAGGACGGCTCAGGAAATATTTGAACATATTGCCGCGGGACATGATCAGCGCGCGGCGCCAATTGCTCTCGACGATTTCGCCCAGCACCATGCCCAGCACGAGGGGCGCGGTGGCGAAGCCCGTCCGCCGCAGCAAATACCCCAGCAGACCGAAAGCAAGCATCACGAACACGTCGAACATGTTGTTGCGGATCGCGTAGGTGCCGATGGCGGAGAGCGCGACGACAAGCGGACCGAGCACGCCCATCGGGATGGTGCTGACCCGGGCCACGTATTTGGCGACAGCCAGACCGATGAGCCCCATGAGAACGTTGGAAAGCAGATAACCGAATATGATCGTGTAGGTAACGGGAGCCTTTTCGGTGAACATGGAAGCTCCCGGGACGAGTCCGTGCATGAGCATGCCGCCGAGAAGGATGGCCGCCACCGCGCTGCCGGGCAGAGCCAGCGTGATCAGGGGAACGAGCGCGCCGCCGGTGGCGGCGTTATTGCCGGCTTCGGACGAGGCCACCCCTTCGAGAGAGCCGTTGCCGAATTTATCGGGATGTTTGGAGAATTTTTTGCCGAGGCTGTAACAGACCCATGAAGAAACGCCGGCGCCGGCCGTCGGAATGATACCGATGATCGTGCCGATGACGGATGAACGGGCGATGGTCGGAATCAGCCCTTTGAACTCGCTCCAGGGCGGCAGGATACGCCCCGTCATGCTCTTTTCGTCGACGATGGCATGCTTGCCCTTGAAGACATCGTCGGCGATGATCATGACCTGCGAGATCGAGAACATGCCGATCAGCGCGGGAACGAACTGGATGCCGTCTTCGAGCTGGATGGAACCGAAGGTGAAACGCGGCGTGCCGGTGATGGCATCCAGACCGACGGTGCCGAGGAACAGGCCGAGAATGCCCGAAAACAGCCCCTTGTACAGCGATTCTCCAGCCAGGGAGGCGATGATCGTGACGCCGAAGATGGCCAGCATGCAGTACTCAAGCGCCGAAAATTGCAGGGAGAATTTCCCCAACGGCGGCGAAAGGAACAACAGCGCCAGCGCGCCGACGACGCCGCCGATCATGGAAGCGACCGTGCAGACGCCGACGGCTTCCATGCCGCGTCCCTGCTGGGTCAGCTTGTATCCATCGATCGCCGTCGCGGCGGAAGCCGGCGTGCCGGGCGTGTGGCACAGCGTGGCGGTGATCGAGCCGCCGTAAATGGCCGACGTATAGACGGCCGTCAGCATGATCAGCCCGGCGACGGGCGACATTCCGTAGGTGATGGGAATCAGCAGCGCCACGCCCATGGATGCGCTGAAGCCGGGCAGAGCGCCGATGACGATGCCGCCGACGGTGCCGACGATCAGCCCCGTCAGCGCCCCCACTCGAAGGTCATACCGAGGACCTGTCTTACCAGTTCCATGAGATCGCCTCCTAAAATCCGCCGCGCATCCGCAGCCAGTTGCCGAGCCAGCCCAATTCGTCGATGGAGACGTTCAGCTGACGAACGAGGAAGAAATAAGCGAAGGCCACGAATCCGGCGGTGGTGACCGCGATGAACAGCCAACTCTTCTGCTTGAGAAAACGCATCGCCGCCATCAGAAAGAGTATCGTTGCGGCATAGTAACCAACGGCGAGGAACAGCAGAACATAGACAACGATCAAAGCGAACATGGTCAGCGGCGTTTTCAACGTAGCGCAGGTCACGAAAGGCCTGACGGGGTTCTCCGCCGTTGCTCGGCGCGTTTTTCGAATGCCGTCGGCTAAGATGATGAGGCCCAATACCGCCATAAAGGCGAGCAGAATGAGCGGCATCAGAGCCGGTCCCATGTCCATCCTCAGGGCACAACACGTGAAAAAGGCGCAGAACAGCAGGATGACGATGCCAATGATCACGTCCTGATGTCGTTTCATGAGAAACCTCCCCTTGTTTTACTCAAAGCGCCGCTGACCGGCAAAAGGCAGCGGCGCGAAAAAATTCATCAGACCGGGATTAACGCTTCACGTCCCAAATCCTGCATCTCCACTCGAGCTGATCGTTCAGCAGCTTCTTGTAAGCGTCGCCGGAATAGAGCTCGACGTTGACGCCCATCTTGCGCATGTTCTCGAGACACTCGGGGTCTTGAATAGCGGCGCTGACGGCCTGGGTCATCTTCGCGACGATCTCGGGATCGACGCCCTTCATGTAGGCGTAGCCGCGCGCGGAGAAGGAGACGTAATCGCCCAGCCCCAGTTCCTTTTCGGTAGGCACGTCGGGCAGCTGCTCGTCGCGCTCGTTGGCAAAGAGGACGATGACCTTGTAGTTTTCTGGATTGAGCGTGACGTCGCCGACATTGCCGATCAGGAAATCGATGTTGCCGGAGATGAACATGGTGTTCGCGTCGCCGGCTCCGCCGACAGGCACGACGCTGACTTTGGCGCCGTGGAATTTTTCGAGCATGCGGGCCACGCTCGCTTCGCCGCTGGTGATGCCGGTGCTGGAAGCTGCCGTCAGGAGTTCGTTGCTCTTGGCGTATTCGAGCAGGCTTTTATAATCCGTGAAACGCTTTTCGTCGGGGCGGATGGCGATGACCTGATAGTCGATGGCCTGGTTGGCAAGAAGCTCAAAGTCGTCGATGGTCTCTTTGCGGGGCGTCTTGTCGTCGTAGTGCCCGAACACGGCGCTCAGGTTGACGAGGGCGAACGTGTTGCCGTCGGCGGGCGTGTTGTGGAGAAAACGGTTCCACGCCACCCAGCTGCCGCTGCCGGGACGGTTTTCGACGACGACGGGCACGCCCAGCTGCTTTTCAAGCGCCGCCGCCAGATAGCGGCAGCCGAGATCAGAACTGCCGCCGGCGCTGTACCCGCATACCAGCGTGATCGGTTTAGTCGGCCAGCCGTTTTCCGCCGCGGCGGCGCTGCAGAACAGAACGGTCAGCGCCGTCACAATACCTGCGATGCGTGAACTTTTTTTCATCATGATTCGCCTCCTAAAAAATTTTGAGGATCCGGTGCGGTGTGAACATTTCAGAGCGGATCGGAAATCCGCTGCCTGCCAAGGAACTGCCGGTTGACGACGCTGCGCGGGTTCGGTCCGCGGCCGCTTTCCATGGCGTCGATGTTGTCCATGATGTAGACTGCCATGTTGCGGTTGTTGTCTTCCGTGTTGCCGCCGGCGTGGGGGGTGATGATCAGGTTGTCGAGTCTGAAGGCCGGATGATCGGCGGGGAGCGGCTCGTTCTCGATCGTGTCGAGCGCGGCGCCGAAAAGGCGTTTTTCCGCCAGCGCCTTCAGCAGCGCTTCGGTGTCGACGATGCCGCCGCGGGCGGTGTTGACCAGCAGGGCCGATGGTTTCATTTTGGCGAGGGCGGCTGCGTCGATCAGGTGCCGGGTCGAATCGAGCAGAGGCATGTGCAGGCTGACGATGTCGCTGCTCTTCAGAAGTTCGTCGAGCGGCAGAAATTCGACGCCCAGTTCCTTTTCGGTCTCCGGCGCGGCGCGGCAAGGGTCGTAATAGGTCACTTCCGCGCCCATGCCGCCGACGGCTGCGGCCACACGCCGGCCGATGCTGCCAAGGCCGACGAGGCCGACGCGTTTGCCGCTGATCAGCCACGAGCGCGCGATGATGTCTTCCTTGTCCTTGCGCCCCGCTTTAGCGCGGCTCATCAGCTCGGGCAGATGGCGCAGCGAGGCGAGCATCAGCATGACGGTCAGCTCGGCGACGGGCTGCGAGTTGACGCCGGCGCAGATCGAGACGGTGATGCCTTTTTTCCCCGCCGCCTCGATATCGACCGCGTCGAAACCGACTCCCCAGCGGTGGATCAGTCGGGCGTCGCCGCCGAGTTTTTCGATTTCCGACGCTCCCATCGGGAAGCCGCGCAGGATATAATAGGTACCGTCCAGATGCCTCGCCAGATCCTCGCCGCTCAGGACTTCTGCCACGTCGTAGCGGCCGGCGCAGCGTTCGTACAGGATTTTTCTGCCCGCATCCGGCACTCTGCCGGCGATGACGACCTTACTCATAACATCGCGCTCCTTTCGGGAGCGGACGCTTTACAGGCCGTATTTGTCGGCGAAGCTGCCGAGAATTTCAGGAGTATGGCCTTCCATGCGCTTTTTGGTGGTGGCGGCGTGCTTTTCGGCGTACGCTTTCCAGTCGCCGTCCATCAGCGCGAACGTCTTGTCCTCCGAAGCTTTTTTCTTCTGCGCGGCAGCCGCCATTTCCGCGGCGTCCTCTTTGTGGATCACGACGATGCCGTCCATGTCGCCGACCAGGATGTCGCCGGGGAATACGACCTGCCCGCCGCAGGCGATCGGCGCGTTGATCTCGCCCGGGCCGTTCTTGAAAGGCCCCTGCGGCGTGATGCCGGCGCAGTAGACCGGCATGGACAACCCGCGCAGCGCGTCGAGATCGCGCAGGCAGCCGTCGACGACGACGCCGGCAAGACCCTTGTACTGGGCGAATTTGAGCATGATCTCTCCGGCCAGCGAACGGTTGTTGCAGTGACCGCCGTCCACGACGATAATGTCGCCGGGGAGCGCCATGTCGAGCGCCTGATGAAAGAACAGGTTGTCGCCCGAGGGGACCTTGACCGTGACGGCCGTACCGAGCAGCTGCACGGCGTGATCGGGATTGACGAGGCGCATGGAGTCGTGCATGCAAAAGAGGCGGTTCATTTCGTCGTTGATATTGCTGGAAGGAATACCCTTGAAGGCTTCGACGAGATCGCGCCCCGGGCGTCTGACTTCGCTGAAGATCCGATTGCCGATTGTGCTCATGAAAATCGCTCCTTTGAAATTGCCGGGAAATTAACCGGCCGGACTGTTGAGGAAAATGCTTTTTATCTTGCTTATCACGATAAACGGTTCCGACTTTTTTATCAAACAGAAAAAAGCGGGAGAGGCTCACAGCTTTTGACTGTCAGAAGGAGGGAAGGGAGATGCCTTTGCGAAGTTTGAAATATTTTCTGGTCGCCGCCGAGGAGATGAATTTCCGCAAAGCAGCCGAGCGGCTCTACATCACGCAGCAGTCGCTCAGCTCCAGCATCCAGAAATTGGAACGCCAGTACGGCGTCGCGTTCTTCGAGCGCAAGCCGCGGCTGATCCTGACGCCGGCGGGGCGCAGCATGGTCGAGTACGTGCGCAAAGTCCTGCACACCGAGCAGCAGCTTGTCGCTGCCCTGGCGGACACCTCGCGCGCCAGCACGGGGTCGCTGCGCGTCGGCGTGACGGGCACGCGCGGCGCCGTGTTCATGCCGCGCATCTGGGACGTGTATCACAGGCAATTTCCCAACATCGTCGTCACCACCGTGGAAGCTTCAACCGCGGAACTGGACGAGCTGCTTCGGGACGGAAAGATCGATCTCTATATCGGCGTCAACGTGCCGCGGCACAGCAACATGCAGGTGCTGACCTTCATGCGGGACCGCATCTTCTGCGTCTTCAGCCGCCGCTTCCTGGCGAAAGCCCCGCCGGCCTGGCACGAAGCGCTGCTCGATCCGCACGGCTTCGATCTGACGAAGATCGACAGCATGCCGCTGATCACGTTCACTCACAGCAACGGACTGCGCTACACGCTGGAACGCTTTTTCGAGAAGCAGGACATCCATCCCAACATCATTTTCGAGACGAGCCGGCACGATCTGGCGCTGAACCTGTGTCGTCAGGAACACGGCATCGGCCTCGTCTACGAAATGATCCTCTACGACGCCTTGAGACGCCCCAACGTCGCCGGCGAGCTTTACGCCGTGCCCGTCCGCGCCGAACTGCCGCAGAAAAACACCGAGCTGGCCTACCGCCTGGAGAGCTTCCGTCCCCGCTATCTGCAAGGCTTTATTCAGATCGCTCGGGCCGTTTTCGAAGAGTACTCACAGACCGTCGGCGCCGTGATTCGCCGCGCGCAAAAATGACCGGTCCATAAAAAAACGAGTCTGTCTCGCCCCCTCGCGGCGGCGGAGACAGACTCGTTTTTTTAGACGCTTCACTCGATCTCCAGCCCGTCGACGTTCACCTCGCCGCTGCGGTGAGCCGCGCCGAGCCAGGCGACGGCGTAGGCTGCGATCGAGGCGGGAATCCACGCCAGCGAACTGGCCGACAGCGGCAGCGCGGCGTAAAAACTGGCAAAGCGAGGCAGGTCGAGATGGAACAGGCCGGCGTAAACGTTCAGCAGCGCCGCGCCGCCCATGACGGCGGCCGCGATCATGGCGCACTTGAGCGCAAAGAGGTTACGGCGGCTGTTGTTGTGCCGGCAGAAGCAGTAAAAGAACGTGATGACGATAGCGCCGGGATAACAGGCGTCGAGGACAGGGCCGACGACGGTGACGATCGCGTCGATACCGGTCGAAGACACCAGGCCGCTGATCACGCACGAGGCGGCACAGATTTGGCGGTAGGACGCGCGTCCGCCGAGAATTTTCTCCCAGATGCCGGCCGTGGACGAAGTGATGCCGATCGTGGCCGTCAGCGAGGCCGTGGCCAGCGCCACCAGGAAGACCCTGCCGCCCG
This sequence is a window from Pyramidobacter sp. YE332. Protein-coding genes within it:
- a CDS encoding M55 family metallopeptidase is translated as MKIYISADMEGCTGVTDVHQTMNGRPEYAFGCKMELHDVRAAAEGALEAGADEVLVNDAHGRKINVDIDGLGSRVRLLSGTPKPLGMMEGCSGSDGVFFIGYHAMAGTPVAVLDHTISGGTVYSIELNGVEMGELGLNAAVASSFGLPVALVEGDDALEREVRAQLGAAPVYARVKIAKGRLAADCLSPEDSYGYIKAKAKEAVERLKARQIPLFDIGDGSYDLRVTFHTTAQCDAATQIPALERLGGRTVRVRGRGMAEMRRWTGAIVGLASTANS
- a CDS encoding tripartite tricarboxylate transporter permease; this encodes MGALTGLIVGTVGGIVIGALPGFSASMGVALLIPITYGMSPVAGLIMLTAVYTSAIYGGSITATLCHTPGTPASAATAIDGYKLTQQGRGMEAVGVCTVASMIGGVVGALALLFLSPPLGKFSLQFSALEYCMLAIFGVTIIASLAGESLYKGLFSGILGLFLGTVGLDAITGTPRFTFGSIQLEDGIQFVPALIGMFSISQVMIIADDVFKGKHAIVDEKSMTGRILPPWSEFKGLIPTIARSSVIGTIIGIIPTAGAGVSSWVCYSLGKKFSKHPDKFGNGSLEGVASSEAGNNAATGGALVPLITLALPGSAVAAILLGGMLMHGLVPGASMFTEKAPVTYTIIFGYLLSNVLMGLIGLAVAKYVARVSTIPMGVLGPLVVALSAIGTYAIRNNMFDVFVMLAFGLLGYLLRRTGFATAPLVLGMVLGEIVESNWRRALIMSRGNMFKYFLSRPISLALLVLIALSMFTPVLMNYVNKKSRVQEKSA
- a CDS encoding tripartite tricarboxylate transporter TctB family protein; translated protein: MKRHQDVIIGIVILLFCAFFTCCALRMDMGPALMPLILLAFMAVLGLIILADGIRKTRRATAENPVRPFVTCATLKTPLTMFALIVVYVLLFLAVGYYAATILFLMAAMRFLKQKSWLFIAVTTAGFVAFAYFFLVRQLNVSIDELGWLGNWLRMRGGF
- a CDS encoding tripartite tricarboxylate transporter substrate binding protein codes for the protein MKKSSRIAGIVTALTVLFCSAAAAENGWPTKPITLVCGYSAGGSSDLGCRYLAAALEKQLGVPVVVENRPGSGSWVAWNRFLHNTPADGNTFALVNLSAVFGHYDDKTPRKETIDDFELLANQAIDYQVIAIRPDEKRFTDYKSLLEYAKSNELLTAASSTGITSGEASVARMLEKFHGAKVSVVPVGGAGDANTMFISGNIDFLIGNVGDVTLNPENYKVIVLFANERDEQLPDVPTEKELGLGDYVSFSARGYAYMKGVDPEIVAKMTQAVSAAIQDPECLENMRKMGVNVELYSGDAYKKLLNDQLEWRCRIWDVKR
- a CDS encoding 2-hydroxyacid dehydrogenase; amino-acid sequence: MSKVVIAGRVPDAGRKILYERCAGRYDVAEVLSGEDLARHLDGTYYILRGFPMGASEIEKLGGDARLIHRWGVGFDAVDIEAAGKKGITVSICAGVNSQPVAELTVMLMLASLRHLPELMSRAKAGRKDKEDIIARSWLISGKRVGLVGLGSIGRRVAAAVGGMGAEVTYYDPCRAAPETEKELGVEFLPLDELLKSSDIVSLHMPLLDSTRHLIDAAALAKMKPSALLVNTARGGIVDTEALLKALAEKRLFGAALDTIENEPLPADHPAFRLDNLIITPHAGGNTEDNNRNMAVYIMDNIDAMESGRGPNPRSVVNRQFLGRQRISDPL
- a CDS encoding methyltransferase, whose product is MSTIGNRIFSEVRRPGRDLVEAFKGIPSSNINDEMNRLFCMHDSMRLVNPDHAVQLLGTAVTVKVPSGDNLFFHQALDMALPGDIIVVDGGHCNNRSLAGEIMLKFAQYKGLAGVVVDGCLRDLDALRGLSMPVYCAGITPQGPFKNGPGEINAPIACGGQVVFPGDILVGDMDGIVVIHKEDAAEMAAAAQKKKASEDKTFALMDGDWKAYAEKHAATTKKRMEGHTPEILGSFADKYGL
- a CDS encoding LysR family transcriptional regulator, whose translation is MPLRSLKYFLVAAEEMNFRKAAERLYITQQSLSSSIQKLERQYGVAFFERKPRLILTPAGRSMVEYVRKVLHTEQQLVAALADTSRASTGSLRVGVTGTRGAVFMPRIWDVYHRQFPNIVVTTVEASTAELDELLRDGKIDLYIGVNVPRHSNMQVLTFMRDRIFCVFSRRFLAKAPPAWHEALLDPHGFDLTKIDSMPLITFTHSNGLRYTLERFFEKQDIHPNIIFETSRHDLALNLCRQEHGIGLVYEMILYDALRRPNVAGELYAVPVRAELPQKNTELAYRLESFRPRYLQGFIQIARAVFEEYSQTVGAVIRRAQK